TATAGCGGTTCTCGGTCAAGTGTGGTACGCTCCTATTCCTGAAGCTTTTGCCATTCAAGAATCGACTGTACTTTACCAGATTAATAGCCGCTATATCATCAAAAGGCTATCGCTACTGGTAGAGATTTGTAGGCTTTACGTGTTGATATCATCAAAGGGCGATGGCAATATAGATTGAACTCACAGTACGCATAATTAATCATTTCAGCGGACGGTATGGAGATCCCTTCGGGGATGCAGAGTATCGTTACCGTCGCTGAATTCAAACGTTGGCCGATCACTCGCGGGGCTCGCCTGCTCGCCCAATGAGTTCTACGTGCAAAGGTAAGCTTTTGATATGGCTGCATTCTCGATTTGATCTCTGAACAAATCCATCAGCGATATAATTTCATGGTGCAATTCTATATACTGATCAAACTCCATTAATAGATACTGTCCATGTGCGATTTCGTTTCTAGAACGAAGCAAAGTCTCATCAATAATTTTTTCTTTTGTTTCATAGAGAGAGTAGTCTAGCCCCAAGATACAGATAATATCTTTCAAGACTTCAGAATTAAGATTTGATTGTGTCTTAATTGCATCATCCCATTGAATTAAGCACTTGGATTCTAATCCTGTTATTAGGAAATCTACAACTTTGGTAAAGATAACTGCTCTATAACTGCCTTGAGCTTCATTCAGCTGTTTTTTAACAGCCAAAGCTAGAAAGTTAGGTGCCAGTTCTGAGCATTTTAGGTTTTGTCTAGCAACAAACTCTACATAAGATGTCGCAGCATTTTTAACAAAGCCTTCCCAGTGCGCGTACAAAATTGCAGTACCGCTCCTAAGCAAAGTGGATTGAACAGTTCGATATTTATTTTTCTCGACTAAAGTTTTGATGTATATCAACTCTTTTTTTCGCCATGCAATTTCCTCAGAAAGCTGATCGCTTAGCTGAGATATAGTCCGAATCTTAGTCATGGTTGGAATAAATCTCTTCCCAGAGGAACTATTCTTGGCATCCGCAAACTAGCTGTTTTCCCAGAACCAATTCTTCTTATGAAGTCTTTATTTCCCCATAGCTTTTTAATCCGTTCTAAAATA
This window of the Neosynechococcus sphagnicola sy1 genome carries:
- a CDS encoding MAE_28990/MAE_18760 family HEPN-like nuclease, whose protein sequence is MTKIRTISQLSDQLSEEIAWRKKELIYIKTLVEKNKYRTVQSTLLRSGTAILYAHWEGFVKNAATSYVEFVARQNLKCSELAPNFLALAVKKQLNEAQGSYRAVIFTKVVDFLITGLESKCLIQWDDAIKTQSNLNSEVLKDIICILGLDYSLYETKEKIIDETLLRSRNEIAHGQYLLMEFDQYIELHHEIISLMDLFRDQIENAAISKAYLCT